The following proteins come from a genomic window of Solwaraspora sp. WMMA2065:
- a CDS encoding universal stress protein, which yields MSEHAAPARDRIVAGLHDSASSWAAVALAAREAATAHRPLRLVHALNWIPDDLSGGDEPQPDAYQLVERAVETATRTAPGIDVTTEVSENAPATALLRESRMASLVVIGDGDLARWTCLPLDALAVQIAARADCSVLVARAGSEPAPDPAAPVLVGVDGSAGSERALGFAFDAAAQRGSDLIVVRSWESESSWADASASTADELAAAVTPWQEKHPDVAVHQQVVNGPPARVLIERSAQAGLVVVGARGDHPLRVPLGAVSQAVLHHAGCATAIVREGGPRPPAGD from the coding sequence ATGTCGGAGCACGCCGCACCGGCCCGCGATCGGATCGTGGCCGGCCTCCACGACTCGGCATCCAGCTGGGCCGCCGTCGCCCTGGCCGCCCGGGAAGCCGCCACAGCGCACCGGCCGCTGCGACTGGTGCACGCTCTCAACTGGATCCCGGACGACCTGTCCGGCGGCGACGAACCCCAGCCGGACGCCTACCAGCTCGTCGAACGTGCTGTGGAGACCGCCACCCGGACGGCCCCCGGAATCGACGTCACCACCGAAGTGTCCGAGAACGCCCCAGCCACCGCGCTGCTGCGGGAGTCCCGGATGGCGTCGTTGGTCGTGATCGGCGACGGGGACCTGGCCCGGTGGACCTGCCTGCCGCTGGACGCACTCGCCGTACAGATCGCCGCCCGCGCGGACTGCTCGGTGCTGGTCGCCCGGGCCGGTTCCGAGCCGGCCCCCGATCCGGCCGCGCCGGTGCTGGTCGGTGTGGACGGCTCGGCCGGCTCGGAGCGCGCGCTCGGCTTCGCTTTCGACGCCGCCGCGCAGCGGGGCAGCGACCTGATCGTCGTACGCAGCTGGGAGAGCGAGTCGAGCTGGGCCGACGCCTCGGCGTCGACCGCCGACGAACTCGCCGCGGCGGTCACCCCGTGGCAGGAGAAGCATCCCGACGTCGCGGTCCACCAGCAGGTGGTGAACGGACCGCCGGCCCGGGTGCTGATCGAGCGTTCCGCCCAGGCCGGGCTGGTGGTCGTCGGCGCCCGTGGCGATCATCCGCTGCGGGTACCGCTCGGCGCGGTCAGCCAGGCGGTGCTGCACCACGCCGGGTGCGCGACGGCGATCGTCCGCGAAGGCGGCCCCCGGCCGCCCGCCGGCGACTGA
- a CDS encoding cellulase family glycosylhydrolase translates to MKTRLSVAAAALLALVTSVVVLAQPAHAAVGLHVSGGQLVEANGTPFVLRGVNHAHTWYTGQTSSFVNIKSLGANAVRVVLSNGHRWNRNDASDVANVISLCKANRLICVLEVHDTTGYGEEGAASSLASAADYWIGLASVLRGQENYVIINIGNEPFGNSGYQNWASHTTSAVQRLRAAGFEHAIMVDAPNWGQDWTFTMRDNAQSVWNADPARNLIFSIHMYGVFDTAAEISDYLGRFRSAGLPIAVGEFGHDHSDGNPDEDSILSYTRQHGIGWLGWSWSGNSGGVEYLDMVNNFNVNSLTPWGQRLFNGTNGIRETAREATVYSGGTPPPTTAPPTTAPPTTAPPTTPPPAGACTATYAVIGQWQGGFQGEVRVTAGGSALTGWRVSWTFASGQSVNQAWNATVTSTGASVSATNVSYNGNLGAGQSTTFGFIGSWTGSNPVPTLSCAAR, encoded by the coding sequence ATGAAGACACGTCTGAGCGTCGCGGCCGCGGCGCTGCTCGCCCTGGTCACCTCCGTCGTGGTGCTGGCCCAGCCCGCGCACGCCGCCGTCGGCCTGCACGTCAGCGGCGGCCAGTTGGTGGAGGCAAACGGCACTCCGTTCGTCCTGCGCGGGGTCAACCACGCACACACCTGGTACACCGGCCAGACCAGTTCCTTCGTCAACATCAAGTCCCTGGGCGCGAACGCCGTCCGGGTGGTGCTCAGCAACGGCCACCGGTGGAATCGCAACGATGCCAGCGACGTCGCCAACGTCATCTCGCTGTGCAAGGCCAACCGGCTGATCTGCGTCCTGGAGGTGCACGACACCACCGGGTACGGCGAGGAGGGGGCCGCATCCAGCCTGGCGTCCGCCGCCGACTACTGGATCGGCCTGGCCAGCGTGCTGCGCGGCCAGGAGAACTACGTCATCATCAACATCGGCAACGAGCCGTTCGGCAACAGCGGCTACCAGAACTGGGCCAGTCACACCACGAGCGCCGTACAGCGGCTGCGCGCCGCCGGTTTCGAGCACGCGATCATGGTCGACGCACCGAACTGGGGACAGGACTGGACCTTCACGATGCGTGACAACGCGCAGTCGGTGTGGAACGCCGACCCGGCCCGCAACCTGATCTTCTCGATCCACATGTACGGCGTGTTCGACACCGCCGCCGAGATCAGCGACTACCTCGGGCGGTTCCGCTCGGCCGGTCTGCCGATCGCGGTCGGCGAGTTCGGGCACGACCATTCCGACGGCAACCCGGACGAGGATTCGATCCTGTCCTACACCCGGCAGCACGGCATCGGCTGGCTCGGATGGTCGTGGAGCGGCAACAGCGGCGGCGTCGAATACCTCGACATGGTGAACAACTTCAACGTCAACAGCCTCACCCCGTGGGGCCAACGGCTGTTCAACGGCACCAACGGGATTCGGGAGACCGCACGGGAGGCGACCGTCTACAGCGGCGGGACGCCACCGCCGACCACCGCGCCCCCGACCACCGCGCCGCCCACCACCGCGCCCCCGACCACCCCGCCGCCGGCAGGGGCGTGCACTGCGACGTACGCGGTGATCGGTCAGTGGCAGGGCGGTTTCCAGGGTGAGGTACGGGTGACCGCCGGCGGTTCGGCGCTCACCGGCTGGCGGGTGAGCTGGACGTTCGCCAGCGGTCAGTCGGTCAACCAGGCGTGGAACGCCACCGTCACCAGCACCGGGGCGAGTGTCTCGGCGACCAACGTCAGCTACAACGGCAACCTCGGCGCCGGGCAGAGCACGACCTTCGGCTTCATCGGCAGTTGGACCGGCAGCAACCCGGTGCCGACGCTGTCCTGCGCCGCGCGGTAG
- the pflA gene encoding pyruvate formate-lyase-activating protein — translation MTTGAVHSYDVSIGVDGPGTRFVAFLAGCPLRCQFCHSPDTWFRRAGTPTTDDALVAQVLRYQRFISVAGGGVTLSGGEPLMQPDFVRAVLRRCHDAGLHTALDTSGFLGARADDDLLDATDLVLLDIKSSDPLTYRRVTRTGRLDPTLRFARRLADRGTPIWVRFVLVPGLTDAEANVAGVAEVAAGLPTVQRVDVLPFHRLGAHKYTELGLDYPLAATAPPDDARLDRVRGQFRARGLTVY, via the coding sequence GTGACCACCGGGGCGGTCCACTCGTATGACGTGTCGATCGGGGTGGACGGCCCCGGTACCCGGTTCGTCGCGTTCCTCGCCGGCTGTCCGCTGCGCTGCCAGTTCTGCCACAGCCCGGACACCTGGTTCCGGCGCGCCGGCACCCCGACCACCGACGACGCGCTGGTCGCGCAGGTACTGCGCTACCAGCGGTTCATCTCGGTCGCCGGTGGCGGGGTGACGCTCAGCGGCGGTGAGCCACTGATGCAGCCGGACTTCGTCCGCGCGGTGCTGCGCCGGTGCCACGACGCCGGCCTGCACACCGCGCTGGACACCTCCGGGTTCCTCGGCGCCCGGGCGGACGACGACCTGCTGGACGCCACCGACTTGGTGCTGCTCGACATCAAGTCGTCCGATCCGCTGACCTACCGTCGGGTGACCCGCACCGGGCGGCTCGATCCGACCCTGCGGTTCGCCCGCCGGTTGGCCGACCGGGGCACCCCGATCTGGGTCCGGTTCGTGCTGGTGCCGGGGCTCACCGACGCCGAGGCGAACGTGGCCGGGGTTGCCGAGGTGGCGGCCGGCCTGCCGACGGTGCAGCGGGTCGACGTGCTGCCGTTCCACCGGCTCGGCGCGCACAAGTACACCGAGCTGGGCCTGGACTATCCGCTGGCGGCGACGGCACCGCCGGACGACGCGCGGCTGGACCGGGTGCGGGGCCAGTTCCGCGCCCGTGGACTTACCGTCTACTGA
- a CDS encoding universal stress protein gives MVRPIVVGYDGSSSADAAVSWAVAEAVRTATPVVLAYAFEWPTGAGPLVPVPTSWPNAASRRDAETMLRVAAAEAAETHPDADISTVVLDGPAALRLREKSRDAALLVVGNRGHGGFADLLLGSTSVAVSAHAHCPVVVVRGAAHPTAPVVVGVDGSEPSLAALCFAAEQAASRLVPLRVLRAWHLPAPQWQPPAFDPREIVAAERALLDDELTGWREKYPEVTMTAEAVVDNPGRVLVDASRTANLVVVGSRGRGGFTGLLLGSVSQQLLHHSHSPVVVVRDTVPADAR, from the coding sequence ATGGTCAGGCCGATCGTCGTCGGGTACGACGGGTCGTCCAGCGCCGACGCCGCAGTCAGCTGGGCGGTCGCCGAAGCCGTCCGGACCGCCACCCCGGTGGTCCTCGCGTACGCGTTCGAATGGCCGACCGGGGCCGGGCCGCTGGTCCCCGTGCCGACCAGCTGGCCGAACGCGGCATCCCGACGCGACGCGGAGACGATGCTGCGGGTGGCGGCCGCCGAAGCCGCCGAGACGCACCCGGACGCCGACATCAGCACCGTCGTCCTCGACGGACCCGCCGCCCTACGGCTGCGGGAGAAGTCCCGGGACGCGGCGTTGCTGGTGGTCGGCAACCGGGGGCACGGCGGCTTCGCGGACCTGCTGCTCGGGTCGACCAGCGTGGCCGTCTCCGCGCACGCGCACTGCCCGGTGGTGGTGGTCCGCGGCGCGGCGCACCCGACCGCCCCGGTGGTGGTCGGCGTGGACGGCTCCGAGCCGTCGCTGGCCGCGCTGTGCTTCGCCGCCGAGCAGGCGGCCAGCCGGCTGGTGCCGCTGCGGGTACTGCGGGCCTGGCACCTGCCGGCACCGCAGTGGCAGCCACCGGCCTTCGACCCCCGGGAGATCGTCGCCGCCGAGCGCGCCCTGCTCGACGACGAGCTGACCGGGTGGCGGGAGAAGTACCCCGAGGTCACGATGACCGCCGAGGCGGTCGTCGACAACCCAGGCCGGGTCCTGGTCGACGCGTCGCGTACCGCCAATCTGGTGGTGGTCGGCTCGCGCGGCCGGGGCGGCTTCACCGGCCTGCTGCTCGGCTCGGTGTCGCAGCAGCTGCTGCACCACAGTCACAGCCCGGTCGTGGTCGTCCGCGACACCGTCCCGGCCGACGCCCGCTGA
- a CDS encoding ATP-binding protein, whose protein sequence is MRVRLSLRTRLTAISVLGLTAGLAAGAIGLTVVLALALERSADADARTTADAIAQLVAADAVPDPLPVAGNDVRVQIVDERGRIRAASIGADRLVPMLYAGEREQLAAEPTGAVTVPGARLGLRGPVRVIAQPAGGPAQPRTVLVARSMADINRSLALVRVILLMTFPLLVAAVTVIVWRAVGATLRPVEKLRAGAAEITGGDQAGHLPVPGGGDEIQRLAVTLNDMLDRLEAARARQRAFVADAAHELRSPLTNLRTQLEVAQRLGSRTDWLAVADDLLADSQRLSRLVDDLLLLARADQQADQSGVVLGPVGPVELGELAATVAARYPRPPVRVVPPDQPLWIAGDPDALVRVLANLLDNAVRHARSEVLVTARPDGPDWHELLVTDDGPGVPPADRQRVFDRFTRLDDARAHDAGGAGLGLAIVAQLVRRHGGTVELADAGRTDDAAGHDGDAAEPHGACPGLQVRVRLPADPVDDEPGPA, encoded by the coding sequence CTGCGGGTCCGGCTCAGCCTGCGCACCCGGCTGACCGCGATCAGCGTGCTGGGTCTCACCGCCGGCCTGGCCGCTGGGGCGATCGGGCTCACCGTCGTCCTCGCGCTGGCGTTGGAACGCAGCGCCGACGCCGACGCCCGGACCACCGCCGACGCGATCGCCCAGCTGGTGGCCGCCGACGCGGTGCCCGACCCGTTGCCAGTGGCCGGCAACGACGTACGGGTGCAGATCGTCGACGAGCGGGGACGGATACGCGCCGCGTCCATTGGCGCCGATCGACTCGTCCCGATGCTCTACGCGGGCGAGCGGGAACAGCTCGCCGCCGAACCGACCGGGGCGGTCACCGTGCCGGGTGCCCGGCTCGGTCTGCGCGGCCCGGTTCGGGTGATCGCCCAACCGGCCGGCGGGCCAGCGCAGCCGCGTACCGTGCTGGTCGCCCGGTCGATGGCCGACATCAACCGCAGCCTCGCCCTGGTCCGGGTGATTCTGCTGATGACGTTCCCACTGTTGGTGGCGGCGGTCACGGTCATCGTCTGGCGGGCCGTCGGGGCGACGCTGCGGCCGGTGGAGAAACTGCGGGCCGGCGCGGCCGAGATCACTGGTGGCGACCAGGCCGGTCACCTGCCGGTGCCGGGTGGTGGCGACGAGATTCAGCGGCTGGCGGTCACCCTCAACGACATGCTCGACCGGTTGGAGGCCGCGCGGGCCCGGCAACGCGCGTTCGTCGCCGACGCCGCCCACGAGCTGCGCAGTCCGCTGACCAATCTGCGTACGCAGCTTGAGGTGGCGCAGCGACTCGGTAGCCGCACGGACTGGTTGGCGGTCGCCGACGACCTGCTGGCGGACAGTCAACGACTCAGCCGACTGGTCGACGACCTGCTGCTGCTGGCCCGCGCCGACCAGCAGGCCGACCAGTCCGGTGTGGTGCTCGGCCCGGTCGGTCCGGTGGAACTGGGCGAGCTGGCCGCCACGGTGGCCGCCCGGTATCCACGGCCGCCGGTGCGGGTGGTGCCGCCGGACCAGCCGCTGTGGATTGCCGGCGACCCGGACGCGCTGGTCCGGGTGTTGGCCAACCTGCTGGACAACGCGGTCCGACACGCCCGCTCCGAGGTGCTGGTGACCGCCCGACCGGACGGGCCGGACTGGCATGAGCTCCTGGTCACCGATGACGGTCCGGGTGTCCCACCGGCCGACCGGCAACGGGTCTTCGACCGGTTCACCCGGCTCGACGACGCGCGGGCCCACGACGCCGGCGGCGCCGGGCTCGGACTGGCCATCGTCGCGCAGTTGGTCCGCCGACACGGCGGCACTGTCGAACTGGCCGATGCGGGGCGGACGGACGATGCGGCAGGACACGACGGTGATGCGGCAGAGCCTCACGGTGCTTGTCCCGGACTTCAGGTTCGGGTCCGGCTTCCGGCAGACCCGGTGGACGACGAGCCCGGCCCGGCATAG
- a CDS encoding DedA family protein, translated as MLSDWLQRLLSMDGALIYLLVGLLVFAEDALFVGFVFPGETAAVLGGVAASLGTISLAGITVVVVSAAVAGDTTSYLIGRALGPRLLRMRFLRKRQAWVRRAQHQLAVRGGTAVFVGRFVTFFHAVMPALAGAAHMPYRRFFAYNVAGALVWGIGTVLIGYLAGSSYAAIEEVAGRAAAVVVAVLALGALVVWRLRAARRECAPDAATGQPTSGRHRPGRGRGGCDRSGDHA; from the coding sequence GTGCTGAGCGACTGGCTGCAGCGGTTGCTGTCGATGGATGGTGCGCTGATCTACCTGCTGGTCGGGCTGTTGGTGTTCGCCGAGGACGCGCTGTTCGTCGGCTTCGTGTTCCCCGGCGAGACCGCTGCGGTGCTCGGCGGCGTCGCCGCCAGCCTCGGCACCATCTCGCTGGCCGGCATCACCGTGGTGGTGGTCAGCGCGGCCGTGGCCGGTGACACCACCAGCTACCTGATCGGCCGGGCCCTGGGGCCCCGGCTGCTGCGGATGCGCTTCCTGCGCAAGCGGCAGGCCTGGGTGCGGCGGGCGCAACACCAGTTGGCGGTACGGGGCGGCACCGCGGTCTTCGTCGGCCGGTTCGTGACCTTCTTCCACGCGGTGATGCCCGCCCTGGCCGGTGCGGCACACATGCCGTACCGGCGGTTCTTTGCCTACAACGTCGCGGGTGCGTTGGTCTGGGGGATCGGCACGGTGCTGATCGGCTACCTGGCCGGCAGCTCGTACGCCGCGATCGAGGAGGTCGCCGGCCGGGCGGCCGCCGTCGTGGTCGCGGTGCTGGCGCTCGGGGCGCTCGTCGTCTGGCGGCTACGGGCCGCCCGCCGCGAATGTGCACCCGACGCGGCGACCGGTCAGCCGACATCCGGTCGTCACCGGCCCGGCCGAGGCCGAGGCGGCTGCGACCGGTCCGGTGACCATGCCTGA
- the pflB gene encoding formate C-acetyltransferase translates to MEADVFAEQIRDPWRTFQGRRWRDTIDVAAFVQANYTPYTGDAGFVTGATDRTRAVWDRLRDMFVEERRRGVYDIDAATPSTITAHAPGYIDKDRELIVGLQTDAPLRRAIMPHGGLRMVESALAAYGYPADPQVHRIFTAYRKTHNDAVFDAYPADVLRARRSHIVTGLPDAYGRGRIIGDYRRVALYGVDRLIAERRAHREALDLVPSTDDVIRDRAELAEQIRALGELVEMAAAYGYDVTRPAADAREAVQWLYFAYLAACKEQNGAAMSLGRTATFLDVYLQRDIDAGQLTELAAQELVDDFVVKLRIIRFLRTPEYDELFSGDPTWVTESLGGTGTDGRTLVTRTTFRYLQTLYNLGPAPEPNLTVLWSPTLPDGFKSFCAQVSLDTSAIQYENDDTLRSWYDDDTAIACCVSAMRLGRDMQFFGARANLAKALLYAINGGRDEVTGEQIAPVSQPVGGEILDYDEVLAAFDRTLDWLATTYVTALNVIHHMHDRYAYERLQMALHDYPVHRFLACGIAGLSVAADSLSAIRYARVKVLRDETGLVVDYVVDGEYPAFGNNDDRVDEIAVWLVETFMAKLRRQPAYREAEHSLSVLTITSNVVYGKHTGHTPDGRRAGEPFAPGANPMNGRDRHGLVAAAMSVAKLPYDCARDGISLTTTVTPAGLGRTPAERVANLVGVLDGYTDAGGFHLNVNVLDRATLEDAMAHPERYPQLTIRVSGYAVNFVRLTAEQQRDVISRTFHGGL, encoded by the coding sequence ATGGAGGCTGACGTGTTCGCCGAGCAGATCCGCGATCCGTGGCGGACCTTCCAGGGACGACGGTGGCGGGACACGATCGACGTGGCCGCCTTCGTTCAGGCCAACTACACGCCGTACACCGGCGACGCCGGATTTGTCACCGGCGCGACCGACCGGACCCGGGCGGTCTGGGACCGGCTGCGGGACATGTTCGTCGAGGAACGCCGCCGGGGCGTCTACGACATCGACGCCGCCACGCCGTCCACCATCACCGCGCACGCCCCCGGCTACATCGACAAGGACCGCGAGCTGATCGTCGGCCTGCAGACCGACGCGCCGCTGCGTCGGGCGATCATGCCGCACGGCGGGCTACGGATGGTGGAGAGCGCCCTCGCGGCGTACGGCTACCCGGCCGACCCGCAGGTGCATCGGATCTTCACCGCGTACCGCAAGACCCACAACGACGCCGTCTTCGACGCCTACCCGGCCGATGTGCTGCGGGCCCGCCGTTCGCACATCGTCACCGGGCTGCCGGACGCCTACGGGCGGGGCCGGATCATCGGCGACTACCGGCGGGTCGCCCTGTACGGGGTGGACCGGTTGATCGCCGAACGCCGGGCCCACCGCGAGGCGCTGGACCTGGTCCCGTCCACCGACGACGTCATCCGCGACCGGGCGGAGCTGGCCGAGCAGATCCGGGCACTCGGTGAGCTGGTCGAGATGGCAGCCGCGTACGGCTACGACGTGACCCGGCCCGCCGCCGACGCCCGGGAGGCGGTCCAGTGGCTGTACTTCGCCTACCTGGCCGCCTGCAAGGAACAAAACGGCGCAGCGATGTCACTCGGCCGGACCGCCACGTTCCTCGACGTCTACCTGCAGCGCGACATCGACGCCGGACAGCTGACCGAGCTGGCCGCGCAGGAACTGGTCGACGACTTCGTGGTCAAGTTGCGGATCATCCGGTTCCTGCGCACCCCCGAGTACGACGAGCTCTTCTCCGGCGACCCCACCTGGGTGACCGAGTCCCTGGGCGGAACCGGCACCGACGGGCGGACCCTGGTCACCCGGACCACGTTCCGCTACCTGCAGACGCTCTACAACCTGGGACCGGCGCCGGAGCCGAACCTGACCGTGCTCTGGTCGCCCACGCTGCCCGATGGGTTCAAAAGCTTCTGCGCCCAGGTGTCGCTGGACACCAGCGCCATCCAGTACGAGAACGACGACACGCTGCGGTCCTGGTACGACGACGACACCGCGATCGCCTGCTGCGTGTCGGCCATGCGCCTCGGCCGGGACATGCAGTTCTTCGGGGCCCGGGCCAACCTGGCCAAGGCCCTGCTGTACGCCATCAACGGCGGCCGCGACGAGGTCACCGGCGAGCAGATCGCCCCGGTGAGTCAGCCGGTCGGCGGGGAGATCCTCGACTACGACGAGGTCCTCGCGGCCTTCGACCGGACGTTGGACTGGCTGGCCACCACCTACGTCACCGCGCTCAACGTCATCCACCACATGCACGACCGGTACGCGTACGAACGGTTGCAGATGGCGCTGCACGACTACCCGGTGCACCGGTTCCTGGCCTGCGGGATCGCCGGCCTGTCGGTGGCCGCCGACAGCCTGTCGGCGATCCGGTACGCCCGGGTCAAGGTGCTGCGCGACGAGACCGGACTGGTGGTCGACTACGTGGTCGACGGTGAGTACCCGGCCTTCGGCAACAACGACGACCGGGTGGACGAGATCGCGGTCTGGCTGGTCGAGACGTTCATGGCCAAGCTGCGCCGGCAGCCGGCCTACCGCGAAGCCGAGCACAGCCTGTCGGTGCTGACCATCACCTCGAACGTGGTGTACGGCAAGCACACCGGGCACACCCCGGACGGCCGGCGGGCCGGCGAACCCTTCGCCCCCGGTGCCAACCCGATGAACGGCCGGGACCGGCACGGGCTGGTGGCCGCGGCGATGTCCGTGGCGAAGCTGCCGTACGACTGCGCCCGCGACGGCATCTCGCTGACCACCACGGTGACCCCGGCGGGCCTGGGGCGCACCCCGGCGGAACGGGTGGCCAACCTGGTCGGTGTGCTGGACGGCTACACCGACGCCGGCGGCTTCCACCTCAACGTCAACGTGCTGGACCGGGCCACCCTGGAGGACGCGATGGCGCACCCGGAGCGTTACCCGCAGCTGACCATCCGGGTCAGCGGGTACGCGGTGAACTTCGTGCGGCTCACCGCCGAGCAGCAGCGCGATGTCATCTCCCGGACGTTCCACGGAGGGCTGTGA
- a CDS encoding HAD family phosphatase codes for MISAVVFDMDGVLIDTEPVWEQVRRDYVAGAGGRWLPDAQQRLMGMSTPEWAGYLDADLGVGRGADRVADEVIDAMAARYRVELPLIPGAIEVVRDLAGRFPLALASSSPRRLIEQVLATAGLTEAFRATVSTEECAAGKPDPEVYQVAARLLGVPPRRCLAVEDSSNGLRSAVAAGLVVVAVPHSGYPPAADALAGVALVVDRLDELTVDRVLALANEVR; via the coding sequence ATGATCTCGGCAGTGGTGTTCGACATGGACGGCGTACTCATCGACACCGAACCGGTCTGGGAGCAGGTCCGGCGCGACTACGTGGCCGGGGCCGGTGGTCGGTGGCTGCCGGACGCCCAGCAGCGGTTGATGGGGATGAGCACCCCGGAGTGGGCCGGCTACCTGGACGCGGACCTCGGCGTCGGGCGTGGTGCCGACCGGGTCGCCGACGAGGTGATCGACGCCATGGCGGCGCGGTACCGGGTCGAGCTGCCGCTGATCCCGGGCGCGATCGAGGTGGTCCGTGACCTCGCCGGGCGGTTCCCGCTCGCGCTGGCCAGTTCCTCACCCCGCCGCCTGATCGAACAGGTGCTGGCCACGGCGGGGCTCACCGAGGCGTTCCGAGCGACCGTGTCGACCGAGGAGTGCGCGGCCGGCAAGCCGGACCCCGAGGTCTACCAGGTGGCGGCACGGCTGCTCGGTGTACCGCCGCGGCGGTGCCTGGCGGTTGAGGATTCGAGCAACGGGCTGCGGTCCGCCGTGGCCGCCGGTCTGGTAGTGGTCGCGGTGCCGCACTCCGGGTACCCGCCGGCGGCCGATGCCCTGGCCGGCGTGGCGCTCGTCGTCGACCGCCTCGACGAGCTGACGGTCGACCGCGTGCTCGCCCTCGCCAACGAGGTGCGTTAG
- a CDS encoding NUDIX domain-containing protein has translation MSEGPRIRVGAYAVIVRDSAVLLSRLSEASPVFEPGAWHLPGGGLDPGEQPGEALTRELQEEAGLEVMSSRLLDVRSYLAHRNGTDWHVVGLLHSARVGPGEPVVTEVGGSADAIRWVPIDEIDRLPLSPPTADGLRMAELLPVPA, from the coding sequence GTGAGCGAAGGTCCTCGTATACGGGTGGGCGCGTACGCGGTGATCGTCCGGGACTCGGCGGTGCTGCTGAGCCGGTTGTCCGAGGCGTCCCCGGTGTTCGAGCCGGGTGCCTGGCATCTGCCGGGAGGTGGTCTCGATCCGGGCGAGCAGCCCGGCGAGGCGCTCACCCGAGAGTTGCAGGAGGAGGCCGGCCTGGAGGTGATGTCGTCGCGGTTGCTGGACGTGCGGTCGTACCTGGCGCACCGCAACGGCACCGACTGGCACGTGGTCGGGCTGCTGCACAGCGCACGGGTGGGGCCGGGCGAGCCGGTGGTCACCGAGGTCGGCGGCAGTGCGGACGCCATCCGGTGGGTGCCGATCGACGAGATCGACCGGTTGCCGCTGTCGCCGCCCACCGCGGACGGGCTGCGGATGGCGGAGCTGCTGCCGGTGCCGGCGTAG
- a CDS encoding universal stress protein — MSASHLIVVGVDGSEGSRRALDWAAREAAERGGALRAVVAWRWDGGTAVSPIEERQRASELLDQEIAALTARLGSATPVVGEVVEGRAADVLSAAARSADLLVLGSHGHGRLQHTVLGSVSEECIRKATCPVVVIPVPALVSSATDTTN, encoded by the coding sequence ATGAGCGCCAGTCACCTGATCGTCGTCGGTGTCGACGGCTCCGAGGGCAGCCGCCGGGCACTCGACTGGGCCGCCCGGGAAGCCGCCGAGCGGGGCGGCGCGCTGCGCGCCGTCGTCGCCTGGCGGTGGGACGGTGGAACCGCCGTCAGCCCCATCGAGGAGCGGCAACGCGCCAGCGAACTGCTGGACCAGGAGATCGCCGCGCTGACCGCCCGGCTCGGGTCGGCGACGCCGGTCGTCGGCGAGGTGGTCGAAGGCCGCGCCGCCGACGTACTGAGTGCCGCCGCCCGCAGCGCTGACCTGCTGGTCCTGGGCAGCCACGGCCACGGCCGCCTGCAGCACACCGTGCTCGGCTCGGTCAGCGAGGAGTGCATCCGCAAGGCCACCTGCCCGGTCGTGGTGATCCCCGTCCCCGCGCTGGTCTCCTCGGCCACCGACACCACCAACTGA
- a CDS encoding response regulator transcription factor translates to MRVLVVEDEVRLADALRRGLQEEGFVVDVAASGPAGLELARHGGYDAMILDVMLPGLSGYRVVRQLRAEQNWLPVLILSAKDGEYDQADGLDCGADDYLTKPFSYVVLLARLRALLRRGAPQRPAVLTAGDLSLDPARRRVTRADAEVGLTAREYALLEYLMRRAGEVVSKIELLDHVWDASVDTAPNAVEVYIGYLRRKVGRDRLETVRGAGYRLVP, encoded by the coding sequence GTGCGGGTGCTGGTGGTGGAGGACGAGGTCCGGTTGGCCGACGCCCTGCGGCGCGGCCTGCAGGAGGAAGGCTTCGTGGTGGACGTCGCCGCGAGCGGGCCGGCCGGGCTGGAACTGGCCCGGCACGGCGGGTACGACGCGATGATCCTCGACGTGATGCTGCCCGGCCTGTCCGGCTACCGGGTGGTGCGCCAGCTGCGGGCCGAGCAGAACTGGCTGCCGGTGCTGATCCTGTCCGCGAAGGACGGCGAGTACGACCAGGCGGACGGCCTCGACTGCGGTGCCGACGACTACCTGACCAAGCCCTTCTCGTACGTGGTGCTGCTGGCCCGGCTGCGCGCTCTGCTACGGCGCGGCGCGCCGCAGCGGCCCGCCGTGCTCACCGCCGGTGATCTGAGCCTCGACCCGGCCCGGCGGAGGGTCACCCGGGCCGATGCCGAGGTGGGGCTCACCGCCCGTGAGTACGCCCTGCTGGAGTACCTGATGCGGCGCGCCGGCGAGGTCGTCTCCAAGATCGAACTGCTCGACCACGTCTGGGACGCCAGCGTCGACACCGCGCCGAACGCCGTCGAGGTGTACATCGGGTACCTGCGCCGCAAGGTCGGCCGGGACCGGCTGGAGACCGTCCGGGGTGCCGGCTACCGGCTGGTCCCGTGA